The following coding sequences are from one Nicotiana tomentosiformis chromosome 3, ASM39032v3, whole genome shotgun sequence window:
- the LOC138906994 gene encoding tRNA-specific adenosine deaminase TAD3-like isoform X1, with amino-acid sequence MEVCKYAATSKEEWDEQCKLWPTSYHPPTYNISGIAGFTEEESQSVFSFMRHAIDLATSCDGQVVNAAVIVDPSTKQVIANACDRVISSASPANEVSKEGSCSDYPENLNSSNLENQQTSLLGGSIGEFEHIISNVACLHPSRWAVQSLSPSSGCWHPLRHAAIVAVEHSSARDRQLFPDYKLNGEDSIKEDCTLSPSKRQNITDSDFQSNDHSSKSVRPYLCTGCDICLAWEPCAMCAMALVHQRVRRICFSFPNSNAGALGSVHRLQGERSLNHHYAVFRVVLPEEVLRNKVVDAKTAGCV; translated from the exons GTATGCAAATATGCTGCAACATCAAAAGAAGAATGGGATGAACAGTGCAAGCTCTGGCCTACTTCCTATCATCCGCCAACCTA CAACATCAGTGGCATAGCTGGATTTACTGAAGAGGAGTCACAATCAGTTTTCAGTTTCATGAGACATGCCATTGATTTGGCAACATCTTGTGATGGTCAG GTGGTCAATGCTGCTGTTATTGTAGATCCTTCAACTAAGCAGGTGATTGCAAATGCTTGTGACCGTGTAATATCCTCAGCAAGTCCTGCAAATGAGGTCAGCAAGGAAGGTAGCTGCTCTGACTATCCAGAAAACCTCAATTCCTCTAACTTGGAAAACCAGCAAACATCACTTTTGGGCGGTTCAATCGGtgaatttgaacatataattagTAATGTTGCTTGTCTACATCCTTCGCGATGGGCTGTGCAATCGTTAAGTCCAAGCTCTGGTTGCTGGCATCCTTTGCGTCATGCTGCTATTGTAGCTGTCGAGCATTCTTCTGCCAGGGATAGACAACTTTTTCCTGATTACAAACTTAATGGGGAGGACTCTATCAAGGAGGATTGCACACTGTCTCCTTCGAAAAGACAGAAC ATCACGGACTCTGACTTCCAAAGTAATGACCATAGTTCTAAATCAGTCAGACCTTATCTATGCACTGGATGTGACATTTGCCTGGCTTGGGAGCCATGTGCAAT GTGCGCAATGGCTCTTGTCCATCAAAGAGTTAGACGGATATGTTTTTCCTTCCCAAATTCCAATGCTGGTGCACTAGGAAGTGTTCACAGATTGCAAGGGGAGAGGAGCTTGAATCACCATTATGCTGTTTTCAGGGTTGTTTTGCCTGAGGAGGTGCTCAGGAATAAAGTTGTAGATGCAAAAACTGCTGGGTGTGTTTGA
- the LOC138906994 gene encoding tRNA-specific adenosine deaminase TAD3-like isoform X2 has product MRHAIDLATSCDGQVVNAAVIVDPSTKQVIANACDRVISSASPANEVSKEGSCSDYPENLNSSNLENQQTSLLGGSIGEFEHIISNVACLHPSRWAVQSLSPSSGCWHPLRHAAIVAVEHSSARDRQLFPDYKLNGEDSIKEDCTLSPSKRQNITDSDFQSNDHSSKSVRPYLCTGCDICLAWEPCAMCAMALVHQRVRRICFSFPNSNAGALGSVHRLQGERSLNHHYAVFRVVLPEEVLRNKVVDAKTAGCV; this is encoded by the exons ATGAGACATGCCATTGATTTGGCAACATCTTGTGATGGTCAG GTGGTCAATGCTGCTGTTATTGTAGATCCTTCAACTAAGCAGGTGATTGCAAATGCTTGTGACCGTGTAATATCCTCAGCAAGTCCTGCAAATGAGGTCAGCAAGGAAGGTAGCTGCTCTGACTATCCAGAAAACCTCAATTCCTCTAACTTGGAAAACCAGCAAACATCACTTTTGGGCGGTTCAATCGGtgaatttgaacatataattagTAATGTTGCTTGTCTACATCCTTCGCGATGGGCTGTGCAATCGTTAAGTCCAAGCTCTGGTTGCTGGCATCCTTTGCGTCATGCTGCTATTGTAGCTGTCGAGCATTCTTCTGCCAGGGATAGACAACTTTTTCCTGATTACAAACTTAATGGGGAGGACTCTATCAAGGAGGATTGCACACTGTCTCCTTCGAAAAGACAGAAC ATCACGGACTCTGACTTCCAAAGTAATGACCATAGTTCTAAATCAGTCAGACCTTATCTATGCACTGGATGTGACATTTGCCTGGCTTGGGAGCCATGTGCAAT GTGCGCAATGGCTCTTGTCCATCAAAGAGTTAGACGGATATGTTTTTCCTTCCCAAATTCCAATGCTGGTGCACTAGGAAGTGTTCACAGATTGCAAGGGGAGAGGAGCTTGAATCACCATTATGCTGTTTTCAGGGTTGTTTTGCCTGAGGAGGTGCTCAGGAATAAAGTTGTAGATGCAAAAACTGCTGGGTGTGTTTGA
- the LOC104094182 gene encoding phytolongin Phyl1.1-like, whose amino-acid sequence MDQIQNAVYYCSVSKGGRILYSYIGVGDDEVENLAVLCLEKTPPYHKWYFQTMAKKTFGFLMEEGYVYFAIAYEGLGNGEVLLFLEQLRDEFRKVARKGSGRSMSNLNSLCLQEQLVPVIRRLITSLEHVSGWPADTPPQHGGNNANGRFEGSGSSTRAPLLVKPSRQDKKKTKDHAIAMRGIELEEHRKSTERPKVDSGVTDPNNQGAGVLPPPMVQKEFGLVRTRSGSQNFQRRWCRQVRIVLAIDAAVCLVLFVIWLVICQGTKCLR is encoded by the coding sequence ATGGATCAAATCCAAAATGCAGTATACTATTGCTCAGTATCAAAAGGGGGTCGAATTCTGTATTCATATATTGGTGTAGGAGATGATGAGGTTGAGAACTTGGCTGTACTGTGCTTGGAAAAAACACCTCCTTATCATAAGTGGTATTTTCAGACCATGGCTAAAAAGACTTTTGGGTTTTTGATGGAAGAAGGGTATGTTTATTTTGCTATTGCGTACGAGGGTCTTGGTAACGGTGAAGTTCTTCTGTTTCTAGAGCAATTGAGGGACGAATTCAGAAAGGTGGCTAGAAAGGGTTCTGGCCGGAGTATGTCGAATCTGAACTCACTTTGTTTACAAGAACAACTAGTTCCTGTTATTCGACGTTTGATTACTTCGTTGGAGCATGTATCTGGATGGCCAGCAGATACTCCTCCACAGCACGGTGGCAACAATGCCAATGGACGATTTGAGGGAAGTGGATCTTCGACAAGAGCCCCTTTGTTGGTCAAGCCTAGTAGACAAGACAAGAAGAAAACGAAGGATCATGCAATTGCAATGAGAGGTATTGAGTTGGAGGAGCACCGGAAATCTACGGAACGACCTAAGGTTGATTCAGGAGTTACTGATCCGAATAATCAAGGTGCAGGAGTTCTTCCTCCACCTATGGTACAAAAGGAGTTTGGCTTGGTGAGGACTAGATCAGGCTCTCAAAACTTCCAAAGGAGGTGGTGCCGCCAAGTAAGGATTGTTCTTGCCATTGATGCTGCGGTATGTCTTGTGCTGTTTGTGATTTGGTTAGTTATATGTCAAGGTACAAAGTGCCTTCGCTGA
- the LOC104094181 gene encoding E3 ubiquitin-protein ligase ATL59-like isoform X2 gives MRSPQLQHTAATGADELSRCELGLKKEVREMLPIIVFTESFSVKDTQCSVCLGDYQADDRLQQIPVCGHTFHMDCIDLWLATHSTCPLCRQSLLTPAKASTEIPHTTAETSDRTSAEESGDETSRRSGSECPKVGQLNVEPRTTDERVIEPSSQDASEVDNVDHERDSRDDAM, from the exons ATGAGGAGTCCACAGTTGCAGCACACCGCCGCTACGGGAGCTGATGAATTGTCAAGG TGTGAATTGGGGTTGAAGAAGGAGGTGAGGGAGATGTTACCAATTATTGTGTTCACAGAGAGCTTCTCAGTCAAAGACACACA GTGTTCAGTGTGCTTAGGTGATTACCAAGCAGATGATAGACTTCAACAGATACCTGTGTGTGGGCATACATTTCACATGGATTGCATTGATCTCTGGTTAGCCACTCATAGCACATGCCCCCTCTGCCGCCAATCCCTCCTTACTCCAGCTAAAGCTTCCACTGAAATACCTCATACTACAGCAGAAACCAGCGATAGAACATCAGCTGAGGAAAGTGGTGATGAAACATCTCGTCGTAGTGGCTCCGAGTGCCCCAAAGTAGGCCAATTAAATGTGGAGCCCAGAACCACAGATGAAAGGGTAATTGAACCCTCTAGTCAAGATGCAAGTGAGGTTGACAATGTTGACCATGAGAGGGACTCGAGGGATGATGCCATGTAG
- the LOC104094181 gene encoding RING-H2 finger protein ATL7-like isoform X1 has protein sequence MSYTGKGYSDSSTTGAVEGSSHLKLYQAFIFSVPIFFAFVLLLFFYIFYLRRRRVDWSSLRMRSPQLQHTAATGADELSRCELGLKKEVREMLPIIVFTESFSVKDTQCSVCLGDYQADDRLQQIPVCGHTFHMDCIDLWLATHSTCPLCRQSLLTPAKASTEIPHTTAETSDRTSAEESGDETSRRSGSECPKVGQLNVEPRTTDERVIEPSSQDASEVDNVDHERDSRDDAM, from the exons ATGTCTTATACTGGAAAAGGCTACTCTGATTCCAGCACTACTGGTGCTGTTGAAGGTTCATCTCACTTGAAGCTTTATCAAGCTTTCATCTTTTCAGTTCCCATTTTCTTTGCTTTTGTACTTTTGTTGTTTTTTTACATATTTTATCTTCGCCGTCGGAGGGTTGACTGGTCTTCTTTAAGGATGAGGAGTCCACAGTTGCAGCACACCGCCGCTACGGGAGCTGATGAATTGTCAAGG TGTGAATTGGGGTTGAAGAAGGAGGTGAGGGAGATGTTACCAATTATTGTGTTCACAGAGAGCTTCTCAGTCAAAGACACACA GTGTTCAGTGTGCTTAGGTGATTACCAAGCAGATGATAGACTTCAACAGATACCTGTGTGTGGGCATACATTTCACATGGATTGCATTGATCTCTGGTTAGCCACTCATAGCACATGCCCCCTCTGCCGCCAATCCCTCCTTACTCCAGCTAAAGCTTCCACTGAAATACCTCATACTACAGCAGAAACCAGCGATAGAACATCAGCTGAGGAAAGTGGTGATGAAACATCTCGTCGTAGTGGCTCCGAGTGCCCCAAAGTAGGCCAATTAAATGTGGAGCCCAGAACCACAGATGAAAGGGTAATTGAACCCTCTAGTCAAGATGCAAGTGAGGTTGACAATGTTGACCATGAGAGGGACTCGAGGGATGATGCCATGTAG